One part of the Hyalangium ruber genome encodes these proteins:
- a CDS encoding myxosortase-dependent M36 family metallopeptidase produces the protein MKRWLSAISGLLLAASGPSASAKDLPNIDTSFDGEGAPRAESRLQLQSKVKGARISGFEARTGTPTFIWGNTSQVDDRLKSALQRMSPEQAARVHMGLLAKLYKLSPQVASALKAEVRDMGRGATLVTFHQDVDGVEVFRQQVRLLLNERREVVAISGRLAPHASSTSGSPKLAFRLDAPAAIAKAFADLNGEQLDPASLVLFGKPKGAYTSFELAPAAVSRHAARMVTPARAKRVFFPLADQLVPAWYLELNTGAAGRTDSDYYSYVISAKDGQLLFRNNLTVSDAYSYRVWAHPEDKIPYDGPQGLAGTPHPTGTPNGYQAPFVAPELITLENTPFSADDPWLPAGATETVGNNIDAYADISGADGKDAEDFRADVTAPGAFDRVYDVTLEPDASLDQQKAAVTQLFYVTNFLHDWFYDYGFDEAAGNAQADNYGRGGVAGDSLKAEAQDFSGLNNANMSTPADGGRPRMQMYLFTPNVEISLKVLSPASIARAYSTNTAAFGPLSFEVTGQMVLVQDAGGGSLTDGCEVPFANAAAVSGKIAVIDRGTCGFAIKTKNAQDAGAAAVIIVNNAAGAPPGMGGSDPSITIPTLSLSLADGNLIKPELPNGVTVRMFAGEPDVYRDGSLDNAVVAHEWGHYISNRLIGNASGLGNNQGRSMGEGWADFHALLMEVRAEDKGEPGNNTWQGAYATGGYASSGGGNDGYLYALRRFPYSTDFAKNPLTFKHIENGVALPTTAPISPDSGGVNSEVHNSGEVWASMLWECYASLLNTHAFAEAQERMKTYVVRGYLLTPSSPTFLEARDAFLAGVYALDKADFRKCHAAFARRGAGLRAKAPARGSTSHAGVVESFSTGKDVDLTSAELTENSNACDADMVLDNKEAGVVLVELTNTGTERLTQSTAHVSAAAGTGLTFANGGRVNFPALEPFESAIGEIAVTLDGATGIELVDIKVTYGDEGQSIPGTRDYEFKLRVNSDDALATSASDDVESRASHSAAVWTASHDMELGDYQDWERHEEAADVHYHHGADAPLAADSYLVSPGLEVGSTGDFRFTFKHRYTFEGTAAAWFDGGVIEISTDGGLTWTDIGASIASGQGYVGEIETGGDNPIEGRMAYSGTSSGYPNWLDVNVNLGTAYQGQTVKLRFRIGTDLGVGANGWDIDNLVFTGITNTPFPTLVPEQDTCEGNTPPVANAGADQTVLAGAAVALSGSATDADNDTLSYSWAQTGGTPVVALEDSATRTPTFTAPAVTASTVLTFTMTVNDGGSFVTDSVNVTVRPPNVAPMANAGEDRTVDEGTAVALDARGSSDADGDTLTYAWEQTAGTAVTLSDATTAQPGFTAPSVEADAVFTFEVTVSDGTLSAKDTVSITVRNVTESQNRAPTASAGADRSVNEGATVTLSGAGTDADGDALTYAWTQTAGPSVTLMGANTASASFTAPDVDSNTVLTFSLKVTDAQGASGEDTVSIAVQPRNDNGGGGGDEEDGGGCGCSSNSSAASSLMPLLMIGMALLSRRRRWLK, from the coding sequence GTGAAGCGATGGTTATCGGCCATCTCCGGCCTTTTGCTAGCGGCATCGGGGCCGTCAGCAAGCGCGAAGGACCTCCCGAACATCGATACATCCTTCGATGGTGAGGGAGCGCCTCGGGCGGAGTCCCGCCTGCAGCTGCAGTCGAAGGTCAAGGGCGCGCGTATCTCGGGTTTCGAGGCGCGCACGGGCACGCCCACCTTCATCTGGGGCAACACCTCCCAGGTGGATGACCGGCTGAAGTCGGCGCTGCAGCGCATGTCGCCGGAGCAGGCGGCGCGCGTTCACATGGGCCTGCTCGCCAAGCTCTACAAGCTGTCGCCGCAGGTGGCCTCCGCGCTCAAGGCGGAGGTTCGGGACATGGGCCGTGGCGCCACCCTCGTCACCTTCCACCAGGACGTGGATGGGGTCGAGGTGTTCCGCCAGCAGGTCCGGTTGCTGCTGAACGAGCGCCGTGAGGTCGTCGCCATCTCCGGCCGCCTCGCCCCGCACGCCAGCTCCACGTCCGGCAGCCCCAAGCTGGCCTTCCGGCTGGATGCGCCGGCCGCCATCGCCAAGGCCTTCGCGGACCTCAACGGCGAGCAGCTCGACCCGGCCAGCCTCGTACTCTTCGGGAAGCCCAAGGGCGCGTACACCTCCTTCGAGCTCGCCCCGGCCGCTGTCTCCCGCCACGCGGCGCGGATGGTGACGCCGGCGCGCGCCAAGCGCGTCTTCTTCCCGCTGGCCGACCAGCTGGTTCCCGCCTGGTACCTGGAGCTCAACACCGGCGCCGCGGGCCGCACCGACTCGGACTACTACTCCTACGTCATCTCCGCGAAGGACGGGCAGCTGCTGTTCCGCAACAACCTGACCGTCTCCGACGCCTATTCCTACCGCGTGTGGGCGCACCCCGAGGACAAGATCCCCTACGACGGTCCGCAGGGGCTCGCCGGCACGCCGCACCCCACGGGCACGCCGAACGGCTACCAGGCCCCCTTCGTTGCCCCCGAGCTCATCACCCTGGAGAACACGCCCTTCAGCGCGGATGACCCCTGGCTGCCGGCGGGCGCCACCGAGACGGTGGGCAACAACATCGACGCGTACGCGGACATCTCCGGCGCCGACGGCAAGGACGCCGAGGACTTCCGCGCCGACGTCACCGCGCCGGGCGCCTTCGATCGCGTCTATGACGTGACGCTCGAGCCCGACGCCTCCCTCGACCAGCAGAAGGCGGCGGTGACGCAGCTGTTCTACGTCACCAACTTCCTGCACGACTGGTTCTACGACTACGGCTTCGACGAGGCGGCCGGCAACGCGCAGGCCGACAACTACGGTCGCGGCGGTGTCGCGGGCGACAGCCTGAAGGCCGAGGCCCAGGACTTCAGCGGCCTCAACAACGCCAACATGTCCACGCCGGCCGACGGTGGCCGGCCGCGCATGCAGATGTACCTGTTCACTCCCAACGTGGAGATCTCCCTCAAAGTGCTCTCGCCGGCGAGCATCGCGCGTGCGTACAGCACGAACACGGCGGCCTTCGGGCCCCTGTCGTTCGAGGTCACCGGCCAGATGGTCCTCGTGCAGGACGCGGGTGGTGGCTCCCTGACGGACGGCTGCGAGGTGCCCTTCGCCAACGCGGCGGCCGTCTCCGGAAAGATCGCCGTCATCGACCGTGGCACCTGCGGCTTCGCCATCAAGACGAAGAACGCGCAGGACGCGGGCGCCGCGGCCGTCATCATCGTCAACAACGCGGCGGGCGCTCCCCCGGGCATGGGCGGCAGCGACCCCTCCATCACCATCCCCACGCTCTCGCTGAGCCTGGCGGACGGCAACCTCATCAAGCCCGAGCTGCCCAACGGCGTGACGGTGCGCATGTTCGCCGGGGAGCCGGATGTGTACCGCGATGGCTCGCTGGACAACGCCGTCGTGGCGCACGAGTGGGGCCACTACATCTCCAACCGCCTCATCGGCAACGCCAGCGGCCTGGGCAACAACCAGGGCCGCTCGATGGGCGAGGGCTGGGCGGACTTCCACGCGCTGCTGATGGAGGTTCGCGCGGAGGACAAGGGCGAGCCCGGCAACAACACCTGGCAGGGCGCCTACGCCACGGGCGGCTACGCCTCCAGCGGCGGCGGCAACGACGGCTACTTGTACGCGCTGCGTCGCTTCCCGTACTCCACGGACTTCGCCAAGAACCCGCTCACCTTCAAGCACATCGAGAACGGCGTGGCGCTGCCGACCACGGCGCCCATCAGCCCGGACTCCGGTGGCGTCAACTCCGAGGTTCACAACTCCGGTGAGGTGTGGGCCTCGATGCTCTGGGAGTGCTACGCGTCGCTGCTCAACACGCACGCCTTCGCGGAAGCGCAGGAGCGCATGAAGACCTACGTGGTGCGGGGCTACCTGCTCACCCCGTCCTCGCCCACGTTCCTCGAGGCGCGTGACGCGTTCCTGGCGGGCGTCTACGCGCTCGACAAGGCGGACTTCCGGAAGTGTCACGCGGCCTTTGCTCGCCGTGGCGCGGGTCTGCGCGCCAAGGCGCCGGCGCGCGGCTCCACCAGCCACGCGGGTGTGGTGGAGAGCTTCTCCACCGGCAAGGACGTGGACCTGACGTCCGCGGAGCTGACCGAGAACTCCAACGCCTGTGACGCGGACATGGTGCTGGACAACAAGGAGGCGGGCGTGGTGCTCGTGGAGCTGACCAACACGGGTACCGAGCGGCTGACCCAGTCCACCGCGCACGTCTCCGCGGCGGCGGGCACGGGCCTCACCTTCGCCAACGGCGGGCGCGTCAACTTCCCGGCCCTGGAGCCCTTCGAGTCGGCCATTGGAGAGATTGCCGTCACGTTGGATGGCGCGACGGGCATCGAGCTGGTCGACATCAAGGTGACCTATGGTGACGAGGGGCAGTCCATCCCCGGCACTCGGGACTACGAGTTCAAGCTGCGCGTCAACAGCGATGATGCGCTGGCCACCTCCGCGTCGGATGACGTGGAGAGCCGCGCCAGCCACAGCGCGGCGGTGTGGACGGCCAGCCACGACATGGAGCTGGGCGACTACCAGGACTGGGAGCGCCATGAGGAGGCGGCGGATGTCCACTACCACCACGGCGCCGACGCGCCGCTGGCCGCGGACAGCTACCTCGTCTCGCCGGGGCTCGAGGTGGGCTCCACCGGGGACTTCCGCTTCACCTTCAAGCACCGCTACACCTTCGAGGGCACCGCCGCCGCCTGGTTCGACGGTGGTGTCATTGAAATCTCCACGGATGGCGGCCTGACGTGGACGGACATCGGCGCCTCCATCGCGAGCGGCCAGGGCTACGTGGGTGAAATCGAGACGGGCGGCGACAACCCCATCGAGGGTCGGATGGCCTACTCCGGCACCAGCTCGGGCTACCCGAACTGGCTGGACGTCAACGTCAACCTGGGGACGGCCTACCAGGGGCAGACCGTGAAGCTTCGCTTCCGCATCGGCACGGACCTGGGTGTGGGCGCGAACGGCTGGGACATCGACAACCTGGTGTTCACCGGCATCACCAACACGCCGTTCCCGACGCTCGTGCCGGAGCAGGACACGTGCGAGGGCAACACCCCGCCGGTGGCCAACGCGGGCGCGGACCAGACGGTGCTCGCGGGCGCCGCGGTGGCGCTGAGCGGCTCGGCCACGGACGCGGACAACGACACGCTGAGCTACTCCTGGGCGCAGACCGGGGGCACGCCGGTGGTGGCGCTGGAAGACTCCGCCACCCGGACGCCGACGTTCACCGCTCCGGCGGTGACCGCCAGCACGGTGCTCACGTTCACGATGACGGTGAACGACGGTGGCAGCTTCGTGACCGACTCGGTGAACGTCACCGTGCGTCCGCCCAACGTGGCGCCAATGGCCAACGCGGGCGAGGACCGGACGGTCGACGAGGGCACGGCCGTGGCGCTGGATGCTCGCGGCTCGTCGGATGCTGACGGCGACACGCTCACCTACGCGTGGGAGCAGACGGCGGGCACGGCGGTGACGCTGAGCGACGCCACCACCGCTCAGCCGGGCTTCACCGCTCCGAGCGTGGAGGCCGACGCGGTGTTCACCTTCGAGGTGACGGTGAGCGACGGGACGCTGTCCGCCAAGGACACGGTGAGCATCACCGTGCGCAACGTGACCGAGAGCCAGAACCGCGCGCCGACGGCCAGCGCGGGCGCGGACCGCTCGGTGAACGAGGGCGCCACGGTGACGCTGAGCGGCGCTGGCACGGACGCGGATGGGGACGCGCTGACCTACGCGTGGACCCAGACGGCGGGCCCGAGCGTGACGCTGATGGGGGCCAACACGGCCTCGGCCAGCTTCACGGCGCCGGACGTGGACAGCAACACGGTGCTCACGTTCTCGCTGAAGGTGACCGACGCCCAGGGCGCCAGCGGTGAGGACACGGTGTCCATCGCCGTGCAGCCGCGCAACGACAACGGCGGCGGTGGGGGTGACGAGGAGGACGGCGGCGGCTGCGGCTGCTCGTCGAACAGCTCCGCCGCCAGCTCGCTGATGCCGCTGCTGATGATCGGCATGGCGCTGCTGAGCCGTCGTCGTCGCTGGCTGAAGTAG
- a CDS encoding peptidylprolyl isomerase → MRLSRLLSFSALSFLLLSGCDKKEGSSSATSTAPKQGTPVVTWQGGSITLEELQGHVAQMNPAARARVETPEKRREYAEGLGRFELFAAEARRRGLESDPEVQEAMKRAMVQRLLFKEFDEKAAAVTNEDIAAYYESHKAEFVQPARSRYSHLLVPAPKGSADRAAKKKQAQALLEKVRALQPLDFDGFDALISEASGDPAAKPADADTHLVTADDLKTRLGAEVATAAGQLKKVGDLSPLVESDKGFHLLKLTDLRPEKNQSLEAVTSMLRARITRERRDVAVAKFTEELQERASFRTDEAALQKLQVDPKAPQAPSSGPVPGYLPAPTPIR, encoded by the coding sequence ATGCGCCTCTCCCGTCTCCTGTCCTTCTCCGCGCTCTCGTTCCTCCTGCTGTCCGGCTGCGACAAGAAGGAGGGCTCCTCGTCCGCCACGTCCACCGCTCCCAAGCAGGGCACACCGGTGGTGACGTGGCAGGGCGGCTCCATCACCCTCGAGGAGCTGCAGGGCCACGTGGCGCAGATGAACCCGGCGGCGCGCGCCCGCGTCGAGACTCCGGAGAAGCGCCGTGAGTACGCCGAGGGCCTGGGGCGCTTCGAGCTCTTCGCCGCCGAGGCCCGCCGCCGTGGCCTGGAGAGCGACCCCGAGGTGCAGGAGGCGATGAAGCGCGCCATGGTGCAGCGGCTGCTCTTCAAGGAGTTCGACGAGAAGGCCGCCGCCGTCACCAACGAGGACATCGCCGCCTATTACGAGTCACACAAGGCCGAGTTCGTTCAGCCGGCGCGCTCGCGCTACTCGCACCTGCTGGTGCCCGCTCCCAAGGGCAGCGCCGACCGCGCCGCGAAGAAGAAGCAGGCCCAGGCGCTCCTGGAGAAGGTGCGCGCGCTCCAGCCGCTGGACTTCGATGGCTTCGACGCCCTCATCTCCGAGGCCTCTGGCGACCCCGCCGCCAAGCCCGCCGACGCCGACACCCACCTCGTCACGGCGGACGACCTGAAGACCCGGCTGGGCGCCGAGGTCGCCACCGCCGCCGGCCAGCTCAAGAAGGTGGGCGACCTCTCGCCCCTCGTGGAGTCCGACAAGGGCTTCCACCTGCTCAAGCTCACGGACCTGCGCCCCGAGAAGAACCAATCCCTGGAAGCCGTGACTTCCATGCTGCGCGCCCGCATCACCCGCGAGCGCCGCGACGTGGCGGTGGCGAAGTTCACCGAGGAGCTCCAGGAGCGCGCCAGCTTCCGCACCGACGAGGCGGCCCTGCAGAAGTTGCAGGTGGATCCAAAGGCCCCGCAGGCGCCTTCGTCCGGCCCCGTGCCGGGCTACCTGCCGGCGCCTACGCCTATACGGTAG